A segment of the Mercurialis annua linkage group LG4, ddMerAnnu1.2, whole genome shotgun sequence genome:
GCTCTAGTAATACTCATAGGCATAGAAAGAATGGCCTTAGCATCCTCTGGAGTAAAAATGGAGGTAATAAGCTCTTCATTCCAAGTTTTCGAATTTTCCTTAACCAAATCAGAAACCGTTCTAATAGTAGATGGTATTGAGGTTTGAGGAGAGACTCTGAAGGGGTATACTCCAGGGAGCCATGGATcatttaatacaaaaatttgtTCGCCCGATCGGGGTTGCCATCGAATGCCCCTCGTAAGCACTGTTCGCCCCTTCAAAATACTATGCCAAGCCCATGAACTATTAGAGTGCGATTTTGCACTGATAAAAGATTCATGAGGAAAATATTTCCCTTTGAAGACTCTACTTATAAGTGACTCAGGTTGATTAATGAATCGCCAACCTTGCTTTGCTAACAACGCTAAATTGAAATTTCAAGATCTCGAAAACCCATTCCGCCCTTTTCCTTTGGTTGGCACATTCTAGACCAAGAAACCCAATGCATTCGACGTTCGGTACGTTTTCGACCCCACCAAAAATTCGAGATGATCGAATTAATTTCCTTATGGATTCCTTTAGGTAAGAGGAAACAAGACATAGTGAATACCGGTACGGCTAGGGCGATACTTTTGATAAGAATTTCTCGGCCTCCATTTGACAATAGGCTGCCTTGCCATCCATTGACTTTGTGTCTCACTTTACAAGTAATTTCTTTGAAAGTCTCCATTTTAGACTTGTTAACAAGAGCCGGTAACCCCAAATATTTATCTTGCCCTCCATAGTTATGAACTTGTAAATCAAACAAGAGCTGTTGCCGAACCAAAAGAGGAGTATTTCGGCTGAAGAGAATCGATGATTTTTCTCTATTGATCTCTTGTCCCGAGGCTTCATAATACAAGGATAAAATATTGGTAATCACCTGAGCTTGTTGCGATGTGGCTTGAAAAAAGAGGAGCGAATCATCGGCGAAAAGGAGGTGGGAGATTTGTGGGCTGCGTCTAGCGATCCTGACTCCCGATATGCTATTTTCTATTTCTGCCTGAAGAAGCAGCGAGGAGAAACTCTCCGCACAAATTAAAAACAGGAACGGCGATAAGGGATCGCCTTGGCGAAGCCCTCGGGTCGGCTTGATGAAACCATGGGAGCTTCCGTTGAACGTGACTGAGTATGTGACTGAGGAGATGCAGCACATTATCCATCGAATCCACTTATTATGAAAACCCATTTTACGCATCACCCGTTTGACGAAATTCCACTCTATCCTCTCATATGCTTTACTCATATCTAATTTAAGAGCTAGCTCAAACTTATATTTACCTTTTCGAGTCTTAAGGTGATGCGTCACTTCGTGGGCTAACAAAATGTTGTCCGAGATGTTCCGGCCTTTGACGAAAGCACTTTGATGCTCACTGATAATCTCGCTCATATGTGGCTGCAAACGGTTTGTTAGAACTCTCGCTATGATTTTATAGAAAACGGGGCAAAGGCTTATGGGTCGAAGGGCAGCCATGTTTGTTGGGTTCTTAACTTTCGGAATAAGTGTGATGGTGGTATGGTTCAAAGCGGTTGGAATGGTAGCGCCGTCAAAAAAAGCTTTCACAGCTGAACAAACATCCGCCTTCACCGTTTCCCAATTAGTTTGAAAAAAACACCCCGTCATCCCATCTTGTCCCGGCGATTTATTCGGGTGAATGTCAAACATTGCCTTGCGGATTTCCAAATCAGAAATAGCTCTGACGAGGCTTTGGTTGATCCTTGGGGTTACTCGCCCATGAACATTCCTAACAGCTTCTGTAATCCTCGTCGGGTTGGATGTTTTGTAGATTTCCTTGAAATACCCAACAGCAATAGCCACCATTTGCATCTGAGTTGTACACATAGTTCCATCTTTATCCTGAAGCTGCTTTATGCTATTGGTCCGCCTCCTTTCAACAACTTTTGAGTGGAAATACGAAGTATTTCGGTCGCCCAAGCGGAGCCAATTGATACGGGATTTCTGATACCAAAATTGCTCTTCACGAAGGACTTCTTTAGAGAGATCAGCCTCTAGCGCCTTGATTTCGTTCGCAAAAATGGCAAACCCTTTTGAGTGGAGATCAGTAATCTGGTCATGGAGAGATTTCATGAGAAGTCTGGCATTTGATATTTTGGATTTGGACCAGCCAAACAAAGTGTTTCGGCAAATTTTAATCTTAGATTGGATAAGATTCATCTCCTTATTGTTGTTGTTATATCTTGAATCCAATGGCAGTTCTGCATTCCAGGCTTCGGTTATAATCCTTTTTGCTTCAGGATTAGTGCCCCATCGGTGATCGAAGATGAACCGGCTACGACTCTTATGGGTCAAAGGAGATGTATCCAGAATAAGAGGCCGATGATCGGAACCCAATTCCTGCAGGTGGGAAATGGTGCTATTGGGAAAAGTATTCAGCCATTCGGAATTAGCCACACACCGATCCAATCTCATCTGGATGTTTTCTGAACCACCCCGCCTATTATTCCAGGTAAACAGCGCTCCAGAAAAACCCAAATCTTGCATCTTAGCATCACAAAGAAATTTTTGGAAATTCTCCATACGATTCAAGCTGTAAGGGAGACCTCCAATTTTCTCTTCTCTGCTGCTAATGCAGTTAAAATCACCACCAATAACAATGCCTCCAGATAGACCATTAATGTAATtgacaataaaattaaattgttgcAAACGGTCGTAGGAGGAAACGCTTAGATAAACTTAAAGTTCCAGGTTACATTGTTATCCTCACTAACTACCATACAATGAAGGAAAAAATGCTGAAAACAAACTAAACTAACACTACATGTGGAATTCCAAGTGAGCGCTATGCCACCCGAGAGGCCAAAGGATCAACGCATTTGAACTCTCTAAAGCCGCATTTTCGGAAAATCAGTTCCACTTTTTCGGTCCTATTCTTAGTTTCGACAAGAAAAATTAAACTCGGAGAATGGGATTTCACAATCCCTTGAAGGTTATGAACTGTCAGAGGGTTCCCCACACCCTGACAATTCCACACAAGGGTCTTCATATATCCTTTTGGGGCCCACTCTGGCTGGCGCCCTCCACCGGTTTGGATAATGGGAGTAAACACTTCTTTTTGACCATTTGGATGTCCATCTCTTCACCCTTACGCTTGAGTAAAACTTCATTGTTTTCCTTCGCAGCACTTGAATAGTAGTGGTTTCATCTCTGTTGGAAAGAGGAATAGAGCCACTAATCACAGAGTTTTGAGATTGAAGATTCTGTCTAGCCAGAACTTTCAGCCTATGCCGGACTGGGAGCTGCCCTAGACTTGGTCCATCACGGGCCGTGGAAGATTTATCAGTAAGAGAGTCAGAGATGGGAGTTTGAATAAAGATGGTATTAGGGTTTGGTTTACGTGGGGATGCATGGGCTACATGGGTATTAGTCTTCTTACTAGCAGCAGTATTAGGAATGGGGTTAAAAGGATAAGCTTCATGACTTATTTCAAGAGAAGTTAGGGGGGAGGAACCACGTCTGGCTCTCAGATTGCTAGCAGAAGGATTTGGGATTAGTTCCTCATGGTCAGTAGTGATGATAGGGAGCTGTTTACGTGGAGAAGCATGGAGTGTATGATTTGCAAGTGCTTTGGTGGGAGCATAAGCAAGGTTGGGGATTTTTGGTATCACTAGGTGTAGTAGCCCTAATTCCTCCAGAACTTGCCTGTTGCACATAATGGATTCTTTCGTTGGATCAGCTTTGATCTTAGGACTTGCAGAAAAGAGGAATGGGTCAAGCTGGATTTTCCTATAATTTGCTGGGTTCCTAATCACGGGCTCTGAACCAGCGAGCTGCTTCTCCATCTCACAAACCTTAATTAAACCTGATTGGTGGCTTTTGCTGTTGTCTTGATTGAAGAGATTACCTTGGGGAACCCCCAAACTGAGAGAGGAAAGGTTTAGGGTTTCCTTTTGAACCTTATCAACAGATGTGCCTACTCCTGGGTGAAAGAGACTGATTGGGTCACTTTTGTTTGATAGTACGTCGGTTTTGTTTAACACATAAAAGGAGCTTTCCTTCTGTTTCCCCAGTTTCTTGCCTTCAGACATCCTACAATTAGGGGTAAGGGAGTGGTTGACTTGCTTTCCTTTGTCTAGTCGCCCCTCTAGCTGCATTGGGTCTGCTGCCACAAGCCTGTTGGGTCCACTGATTACCTGAGCTTCTTTTGCAACATGTTTGGTACTTCTGTCTATCCAATGGTCAAGAGCCAAAAGACCTCTACCCGGAACGGCATGAGGAGCCTGATCTACCCTAGGGTTTCTGGCCGCCGTGGAAGGCCCACCGGACATGGACCAACTTCCTATTGAGATACCATTCGCTGAGTTGGGCAAACCCCCATTCCTGTTGCTCAGTGTAAGGTTTCTGGCTGTAATGAATCCTTTCTTGAAACCCACTCTCATCTCCGATCCAAAAGCGACTTCATCGGAGTCATCATTTACAGCAACCACCATTTTGCAAGAGTAAGTTGCATGACCGATTATGCCACAGCGAAAACATATGTCGGGCATCCGCTCATACATGAAGTTTACCCATTTGGTCTGCCCATTCTTATCAGGAATGTAGAACCCTTTCCTCAAAGGCTTCTTAACGTCGATCATAACTTTCAGACGTAAAGTTCCCCATCCTCCACCTTTTCCATTGTCGTCGCATTCTGAGGAAATGAATCCCTCGAATAATTTCCCTATTTCTCTTGCGTTCTTCACATTAATTTGGTTTGGCGGTAGACCCATGGCATGAATCCAGAATGGAGATAGAGAGAAATCAATGGTGTCGATTGCCTCATCCTCTGGCCACTGCTGCAGAACCAAGAGGTGGTTGGTAATGCACCATGGTCTGCCAGCCCAGACCTTTTCATAATCTTCCTCTAGGTTGAATGAGAATATGTATATCCCATCTCTATCCTTGGATATGTTGAACCTCTCGATAGTTCTCCAAGACTTAGTTAGAACTTCATGAACAACAGCATCATGAAAAGCTTTCTTTCCTGCAAACTGTCCCACCAGGACAAATCTGTTTTCTAGTTTTTCTTGAGTGAGATGCAGTAGTGGTTCAGAGACATTGAGATTAGCTGTATGCATAGTGAGATCTGTAATGCTGATTGGTTGTTGTTGGGTCATAATGAGGGGAGAGTAATGGCCAGAAAGAGATTTAAAAAAACGGGTTTTGAGAGGGATGATGGAATAATTGCTAGAATGTAAAAGCAGCTAAGGGAGATAAACGTGTAGAGTGATAAACGTGTAGAGTATTATAAATGGAGTTTGGGTTTTGAAATGATAGTTTTTCTCAAGAAGAGAGCAAAGGGATAAACCCTAGAGAGCCTTTAATCTCCTGTAGGTGTAAACTTGGATAATTAGGTTACTGGGGCTGGTTCAGGAATCCTTTCCCCGTCCCTTGAATCTTTCGAGACAAAAAAACACTCAATCTGAGACATTTTTAGAGCTGGTTTCATTTGAAGAAGTATTTCTATTATTGGTAGTAAAGGAAAAAATGCGTATTATTGAATGTTAAAAGTTCTGCTGTTTGTCCAAAGTATCTGAGGTTGCGTCCCTTTGTTGCAGATTTTATGAGAACGTTTCAACCACTGACATATCCATATCATCCAGCTCatatttcacatatttatcATCAATATTAGtactttttaacaattattcaaaaacgcactaatttttttttcctcaaaGAAAACGTACTGATTTTTAAATGCATGTACATTAGGGATGtcattgtaataaaataaattgtgtaTTGAATctaactttaaaataaattccCACATAATTACATTTATGATTATAATCTAAACGAGAGAGAAGGACAAATATATTTGTAatagtgtttttttattttatcaaacatagatattaattaaaaaaattataaaaataattaagaaagacaaattattatttttatcaataaattgcTTTTGATAACATGTAACACTAATTAATTTAGAATACTAAGAtaatgtttaataaattattattttaattaatattgattaatttttgactttaaaatttaattattagttaaaaattaaactattaaaataactattaaaaagtaaaaataaaactattctATTATCttaagaaattaataattacgTGTCTTAATAACAGGATTTTGTATTTAatgtccttttattttaattaggaaaAAGAGTCAGTTAAACCCTTAATTTGGTCATTGAATTAAGAGTTAATTACACCAAAAACACTTTACACCTTATCACGAAAATAACATGACCTTTCAAACGTGGCAAATAAAGGCACAACCTTTCATTTATGTTCAAATTCAACATTTGCACATTTTTCGGTggaattttgctgacttggacacttGATGGGTGTGGTGCGTGTCCTACCACGTCAGCGAAAACGCTCCTAGTGTTgaaattgcaacaaaataaaagatgatGTCTTTGTTTGCCACGTATTAAAGTCATGTTATTTTCGTGAAATGGTATAAAGGTCATAATTTTGGGTGTAATTAACCCTTGAATTAAAGTAGGCACTTAACATTCGGAAAGGTGCAATTAAACGCCTAATCTTAGTAAATCGTATCATATAAGCTTCCGTTCTTAACACCGAGCCAACCTTTGTCAATTTTTGTCAGTGTAAACTCATTAATTGCCAACGTGAATTGCCAGCATGGACTCGATAACCTTTTTCGTTTTAGTTAAGCCGCTAATGTTGGGCAATAAGGTCAAGTGGACCCTTAATATTCGGAAGGGTATATACCTAAACCCTAGCGTCAGAAAAGtgaaaaatctttaatttttataaaattattttaaagtaagAAGTATCATAAAACCACACTTTATAAAAACGTCCGCTCATATTTTTAGTATCCATCGATTTTGACACCATATAATTATGGTTATGTTGGACACGCCTTTATTTtttctcttaaaaaaaataatgtaaagCTTCTATATTAATAGTAgtagtatttaattttttgaaattactAATATTtctttatcataaaattaaaccaaatagtattttgcatatatatattgtataaaccaTTTGGTATCTCATCGTCATATTCATACAAATTAATCCGGATTCGATCAGTAAGGCGCATGAGCGTACCAAccattatatttaaattattcttaatCTATTAAAACAACTTTCCAATTTTAAACCATTAAAGTGTTTAAGCAGGCTTCCCATCATTTTCACGTGGAGAAGACAGACAATCATGCACATTATTTAATGGTTGCTGCTCCAACCCACTTTATGGTACTAGTAGTAGTAGTGTTTGTGTTcctatatatacatattttgcAACATTAATCGAAGCAAATAAACAACAATTTAaagtattagttttttttacttatttacaagATCAATCAAGATGAGCTCAAGTTCTTCCCAGAGGTAACTACATTGTAGCTAGATATGTTGCAcgaaaatttattgaattttacatttcagcatttcgtttccgtttttgtaaatgtttttgaaatttttaatctatttaatcatttctcattttaatagttcgtttcaatttttcatttacattaataatttatttttggcagGCTAGAAGGAAAGGTGGCGGTGATTACAGGCGGAGCTAGCGGAATGGGCGAGTCGAGTGCGAGGTTGTTCATTAAACATGGAGCCAAGGTTGTGATTGCGGATATCCAAGATGATCTCGGGCACTCTCTCTGCAAGGAACTCGGCGGAGATGAACTTTTATCCTATGTCCATTGTGATGTGACAAATGATTCCGATGTCCAAAACGCAGTAGATTTCGCTGTGTCAAAGTACGGAAAGCTCGATATCATGTTCAGCAATGCTGGAATCGCAGGCAACGTATATCCAAGCATTGTAGAAACCGAAAATGaagatttcaaaagagtatttgATATTAACGTGTTTGGCGCTTTCTTAGCCGCCAAACACGCCGCGAGGGTTATGATTCCTGCCAGGAAAGGAACTATTCTCTTCACTTGTAGCTATCTTTCAGTTTCTTGCTTTAATGCTATAACACCTTATGTTGCATC
Coding sequences within it:
- the LOC126679229 gene encoding short chain aldehyde dehydrogenase 1-like — encoded protein: MSSSSSQRLEGKVAVITGGASGMGESSARLFIKHGAKVVIADIQDDLGHSLCKELGGDELLSYVHCDVTNDSDVQNAVDFAVSKYGKLDIMFSNAGIAGNVYPSIVETENEDFKRVFDINVFGAFLAAKHAARVMIPARKGTILFTCSYLSVSCFNAITPYVASKHAILGLTKNLAVELGQHGIRVNCVSPFVVITPMMRKAMGVPEIEKERLQELVSTSANLKNVMLDAEDIAESAVYLVSDESKYVSGMNLVVDGGFTLTNPSFETAMKNFHAS